The proteins below come from a single Sphaerochaeta sp. genomic window:
- a CDS encoding LacI family transcriptional regulator, which produces MIGVKEIARLAGVSPATVSNALNGKSNVGEEKRKMILEICRQQGYDPNIAGRSLKTGRSKTILFTFSDFDRSFYLEVIHGIHDFAEAHAYDLLICTGGMCAKYMHPSMSSGCIALDGKLPTELLRSKATADYPIISLDRIVDSPYVKSILVNNYEPMFHLVDGLAQKGFTRFAFLGGVEESTDNKERYQAFCDALRKNNLPFSMDRYIAGDWHEASGVRAAHILLLTQNRPQVLVCANDNMALGAIKTFNANDVVVGRDISVTGFDNNSIAEYHGITTIDIPDYERGYLAAQALVGNIEGAMNHDTFRISAKIIQRTSVAEHPLSEDSPVAAMSVFNEK; this is translated from the coding sequence ATGATCGGAGTCAAGGAAATCGCGAGGTTGGCCGGGGTCTCCCCGGCGACGGTATCCAACGCGCTCAATGGAAAGAGCAACGTCGGAGAAGAGAAACGGAAGATGATTTTGGAGATCTGCCGGCAGCAGGGGTACGACCCAAACATCGCCGGACGGAGCCTGAAGACGGGTCGCAGCAAAACGATCCTGTTCACGTTCAGTGATTTCGACCGCTCCTTTTATCTTGAGGTGATCCATGGCATCCATGACTTCGCCGAGGCGCATGCCTACGACCTGTTGATCTGCACCGGCGGGATGTGTGCCAAGTACATGCACCCCAGCATGAGCAGCGGGTGCATCGCTCTGGACGGGAAGCTTCCCACGGAACTCCTCCGCAGCAAGGCGACCGCCGACTATCCGATCATCTCGCTGGACCGGATCGTGGACAGTCCCTACGTGAAGAGCATTCTGGTGAACAACTACGAGCCGATGTTCCATCTGGTCGACGGCCTTGCCCAGAAGGGATTCACCCGTTTCGCCTTCCTCGGGGGCGTGGAGGAATCGACGGACAACAAGGAACGGTACCAGGCGTTCTGCGACGCTCTGCGGAAGAACAACCTGCCGTTCAGCATGGACCGCTACATCGCCGGCGACTGGCATGAGGCCAGCGGCGTGCGCGCCGCCCACATCCTGTTGCTCACCCAGAATCGCCCGCAGGTGTTGGTGTGCGCCAACGACAACATGGCGTTGGGGGCCATCAAGACGTTCAACGCCAATGACGTGGTGGTGGGGCGCGACATCTCCGTCACCGGATTCGACAACAATTCCATCGCAGAGTACCACGGCATCACGACGATCGACATCCCTGATTACGAACGGGGGTATCTGGCCGCGCAGGCCTTGGTGGGGAACATTGAAGGTGCGATGAACCATGACACGTTCCGCATCAGCGCGAAAATCATCCAGCGCACCAGTGTCGCCGAACATCCGCTCTCGGAAGACAGTCCTGTTGCTGCGATGTCAGTTTTCAACGAAAAGTAA
- a CDS encoding ABC transporter substrate-binding protein: MKKVMTTLLVVLSMACLVFANGTKETGTAKQEKVIIFQSKVEITDQLSKAAQDFTAETGIPVEIWETTGDDYRAQLKMKLAGDEVPTIFSVSKGAEANMFKSYLADISSGSVQQYIDDGVALKMDGKSVGVPYSVEGFGLVTDESMVTDADFASQDAFFAAIKRLAGKGVNPFGLSQESYFLIGHILNTPFAIMDDPDGFIATYEKGGVRLADQKEFQAFAQLMEQIRANSTNPLEINYDRSCGDFATGKTAMIHQGNWCYGMFKDYNPTFTMKMRPLPLLGNQKIAVSVPYYWVVNSQATSGQQANAIKFLDWLYTSEKGMDYIVNKFGFVPAESNIPTTTLDPLSADVAKAAGSGNTLPWTFNAWPMNIIDTDFAPIAQEFFTTPSMSGIDFVNKLDDAYQARLKK; encoded by the coding sequence ATGAAAAAAGTTATGACTACCCTTTTGGTCGTACTTTCCATGGCGTGCTTGGTCTTTGCCAATGGCACCAAGGAAACCGGTACGGCGAAACAGGAAAAAGTGATCATCTTCCAGTCCAAGGTGGAAATTACCGATCAGCTGTCCAAAGCCGCTCAGGACTTTACGGCGGAAACCGGCATTCCTGTTGAGATTTGGGAAACGACCGGTGATGATTACCGCGCCCAGCTGAAAATGAAGCTGGCCGGTGATGAAGTCCCGACGATCTTCTCGGTGAGCAAAGGCGCCGAGGCGAACATGTTCAAGTCGTACCTTGCCGACATCAGTTCCGGCTCGGTGCAGCAGTACATCGATGACGGCGTCGCCCTGAAGATGGACGGCAAGAGCGTCGGTGTTCCGTACAGCGTGGAAGGCTTCGGCCTGGTCACCGATGAATCGATGGTCACCGATGCGGATTTCGCCAGCCAGGACGCGTTCTTCGCGGCCATCAAACGGCTTGCCGGCAAAGGTGTCAATCCGTTTGGCCTGAGCCAGGAATCCTACTTCCTGATCGGACACATCCTCAACACTCCGTTCGCCATCATGGATGATCCTGACGGGTTCATCGCCACCTACGAGAAAGGTGGGGTGCGTCTTGCCGACCAGAAAGAGTTCCAGGCGTTCGCCCAGTTGATGGAGCAGATTCGCGCCAACAGCACCAACCCGCTGGAGATCAACTACGATCGTTCCTGCGGTGACTTCGCCACCGGAAAGACGGCGATGATCCATCAGGGCAACTGGTGCTACGGAATGTTCAAGGATTACAACCCGACCTTCACCATGAAGATGCGGCCGCTTCCGCTTCTTGGCAACCAGAAGATCGCGGTTTCCGTGCCGTACTACTGGGTGGTCAACTCCCAGGCGACCAGCGGACAGCAGGCCAATGCCATCAAGTTCCTTGACTGGCTGTACACCTCGGAGAAAGGTATGGACTACATCGTCAACAAGTTCGGATTCGTTCCTGCCGAGAGCAACATCCCGACCACGACGCTGGATCCGCTTTCCGCCGATGTCGCCAAGGCTGCCGGCAGCGGCAACACGTTGCCGTGGACGTTCAATGCCTGGCCGATGAACATCATCGATACCGATTTCGCGCCGATCGCGCAGGAGTTCTTCACCACGCCGTCGATGAGCGGAATTGATTTCGTCAACAAATTGGATGATGCCTATCAGGCTCGTCTGAAGAAGTAA
- a CDS encoding sugar ABC transporter permease, with the protein MVTSKKAGNGWFCLFVLPALIIFAIVVLVPFVIGIGYSFVSWDGLAVNKPQFAGLSNYAKLFHDARFGQSAWHTVLFTIMAVLAINILGLLLALMVTSTLKINSIARTMFFMPNLIGGLILGYIWRFILSDAFKAIGEKTGMTSVFFNWLLDPKAALFSLVVVITWQMAGYVMIIYITGIQAVPDEVMEAAVIDGATGWKRFFTIELPLIMPSVTICTFYSLSNCFKIYDINLSLTGGGPGISTEMFAMNIYNEIFSYNNYGYGQAKAIIFFLLVAIVSLSQVAMTKRKEVQL; encoded by the coding sequence ATGGTAACCAGCAAAAAGGCGGGGAACGGATGGTTCTGTCTGTTCGTGCTTCCTGCCCTGATCATCTTCGCCATCGTCGTATTGGTGCCGTTTGTCATCGGCATCGGCTATTCGTTCGTCTCGTGGGACGGACTGGCGGTGAACAAGCCACAGTTTGCCGGTTTGAGCAACTACGCAAAGCTGTTCCATGACGCGCGCTTTGGACAGTCTGCATGGCATACCGTGCTGTTCACCATCATGGCGGTGCTGGCCATCAACATTCTGGGATTGCTGTTGGCGTTGATGGTCACCTCCACATTGAAGATCAATTCCATCGCGCGGACGATGTTCTTCATGCCCAACCTGATCGGCGGTCTGATTCTGGGATACATCTGGCGGTTCATCCTCTCTGACGCGTTCAAGGCCATCGGGGAGAAGACCGGAATGACCAGCGTATTCTTCAACTGGCTGCTTGATCCCAAGGCTGCGCTGTTCTCCCTGGTGGTGGTCATCACCTGGCAGATGGCCGGGTACGTGATGATCATCTACATCACCGGAATCCAGGCGGTCCCGGACGAGGTGATGGAGGCTGCCGTGATCGACGGTGCCACCGGTTGGAAGCGGTTCTTCACCATCGAACTGCCTTTGATCATGCCGTCGGTGACGATCTGCACGTTCTATTCGCTGTCCAACTGCTTCAAGATCTACGACATCAACCTGTCGTTGACCGGAGGCGGCCCTGGCATCTCGACGGAGATGTTCGCCATGAACATCTATAACGAAATCTTCTCATACAACAATTACGGCTATGGACAGGCAAAGGCGATCATCTTCTTCCTGCTGGTCGCCATCGTCAGCCTGTCCCAGGTGGCCATGACCAAACGGAAGGAGGTGCAGCTATGA
- a CDS encoding carbohydrate ABC transporter permease — translation MTAKRRAGRIIASVLILALGLCFLFPLYIMVVNSLKNRAQLYADPVALPTTPIWSNYSQAMEKMSFLRAFGNSLFITAISVVLILFFSSMCAWMITRTGDRKSKNIYFLFVATMLIPFQTLMMPLVQMMKWSRQILGIPVLNTYQGIIFLYIGFGMSMAVFLFSGFVKSIPLSLEEAATVGRLLRLGRVLAGGVPHADADDDDGDHPGHYLDLERLPASVIGFE, via the coding sequence ATGACGGCAAAACGAAGAGCCGGACGGATCATCGCCTCGGTGTTGATCCTCGCCCTGGGCCTCTGTTTCCTGTTCCCTCTGTACATCATGGTGGTCAACTCGCTGAAGAACCGCGCCCAATTGTATGCCGATCCTGTGGCGTTGCCCACCACGCCGATCTGGTCGAATTATTCCCAGGCGATGGAGAAGATGAGTTTTCTCCGCGCCTTCGGAAACTCGTTGTTCATCACCGCCATCTCGGTGGTGTTGATCCTCTTTTTCTCGTCGATGTGCGCCTGGATGATCACCCGTACCGGGGACAGGAAGAGCAAAAACATCTACTTTCTGTTCGTGGCCACGATGCTCATCCCGTTCCAGACGCTGATGATGCCGTTGGTCCAGATGATGAAGTGGTCCCGGCAGATACTGGGCATTCCCGTGCTGAACACCTACCAGGGGATCATCTTCCTGTACATCGGCTTCGGCATGTCGATGGCCGTCTTCCTGTTCAGTGGATTCGTCAAGAGCATTCCGCTCTCCCTTGAGGAGGCGGCGACCGTTGGACGGTTGCTCCGTCTGGGGCGTGTTCTGGCGGGTGGTGTTCCCCATGCTGACGCCGACGACGATGACGGTGATCATCCTGGACATTATTTGGATCTGGAACGACTACCTGCTTCCGTCATTGGTTTTGAATAA
- the pgmB gene encoding beta-phosphoglucomutase, whose translation MKLQIRMPYGDLAPSRLVVEETLLHNANGYLGVRGALEEGYPEGYPSVRGSYLNGVYDIVPMPQAEPLYGLVDKKQTMVNVAEVQSIKVFVNGELASPFTGSHHTGERILDMENGVTRRILEWEGGQGGKARLHVTRMASFTRLPIFALRFVVTADTDETIVVESRHDADVWNFFDPNDPRVASTAVRHIVVDSVTQQEAGSSILTHTSQSGIRVATVVRETASLLPSGVERHADAFGVTGRYTFSLRKGEQVEFIRMVGFADSLRNADPVKTAEEACRSAMTAGFATLEAEQSGYLSDFWRHVDVGIDGDDELSLDLAFNLYELLQSAGRDRFGHLAAKGLSGEGYEGHSFWDTEIYVQPFFTLTMPQLSRNLLSYRYAILPKAKENARLLGHAKGALYPWRTINGVECSGFFLSGTAQYHIDGAVAYAVVQYYQVTGDEDFMESMGLEMLLEIARLWLDLGVYVDGLFRLNCVTGPDEYTCLVDNNYYTNASAKYDLAWAVRYYRELDAKGKAKNAKTHTGITEAELAAFQAASDAMYLPYDEKRGITPQDDSFLQKKVWDLSSTPREKFPLLLHYHPLTLYRYQVCKQADAVLAHFLYEPLVDETTRLKSFRYYEKITTHDSSLSKCIFSIVAAKLGLVEEAYTYLGDSIKIDLNDLNHNTKDGIHTANMGGSYLALVFGFGGLRIHEDGLSLNPCLPSSWKGYHFTIQYRKTVLHVAVSKEQVALTAEGESASCREGVWKERGGFRYPPEDYAMILACIFDLDGVICHTDEFHYRAWKELCDQYGWKFDRALNNQLRGVSRRESLGIILRANGVKLEEAECQALMDVKNRTYRTLLMTMTPSDLEADVVPTLEQLHQKGVLVGLGSSSKNAPLILQRLGITSYFDGIVDGSMITHSKPNPEVFLRCASLLRVSPHHSVVVEDAVAGIQAAEAGGFIPVAYRLHDSQVAQSVRHAETFTELSKLLLG comes from the coding sequence ATGAAGTTGCAGATTCGGATGCCGTATGGCGACCTGGCCCCCTCCCGACTTGTTGTGGAGGAGACGTTGCTGCACAACGCGAACGGGTATCTGGGCGTCCGCGGCGCATTGGAGGAGGGGTATCCCGAAGGATATCCTTCCGTCCGTGGCTCGTATCTCAATGGGGTCTATGACATCGTTCCGATGCCGCAGGCCGAACCGTTGTACGGTCTGGTGGACAAGAAACAGACGATGGTCAACGTCGCCGAAGTACAGTCCATCAAGGTGTTCGTCAACGGGGAACTTGCCAGTCCGTTCACCGGAAGCCATCATACTGGGGAACGTATCCTGGATATGGAAAACGGGGTTACCCGGAGGATCTTGGAATGGGAAGGGGGGCAAGGGGGGAAGGCGCGCCTTCACGTCACTCGTATGGCTTCGTTCACCCGGCTTCCCATCTTCGCCCTCCGGTTCGTCGTGACGGCGGATACCGACGAGACCATCGTGGTGGAAAGCCGCCATGACGCCGATGTATGGAACTTCTTCGATCCCAACGATCCCCGGGTGGCATCCACCGCCGTACGGCACATTGTGGTGGATTCCGTCACCCAACAGGAGGCGGGTTCGTCCATCCTTACCCATACGTCGCAGAGCGGCATCCGCGTGGCGACGGTGGTCCGGGAAACTGCGTCCCTTCTTCCCTCCGGCGTGGAACGCCATGCCGACGCGTTTGGCGTGACGGGACGGTACACCTTCTCCCTGCGCAAGGGAGAACAGGTGGAATTCATCCGCATGGTCGGTTTCGCTGACAGCTTGAGGAATGCCGATCCCGTCAAAACGGCGGAGGAGGCCTGTCGTTCCGCCATGACCGCAGGGTTTGCCACATTGGAGGCGGAACAGAGTGGGTATTTGTCCGATTTCTGGCGTCATGTGGATGTGGGCATCGATGGTGACGACGAGCTCTCCCTGGATCTTGCGTTCAACCTGTACGAACTGCTCCAGTCGGCAGGACGGGACCGCTTTGGCCATTTGGCTGCAAAAGGGCTGTCCGGAGAAGGGTATGAGGGCCATTCGTTCTGGGATACGGAGATCTATGTCCAGCCGTTCTTCACGCTGACCATGCCCCAACTGTCCCGGAATCTGCTTTCCTACCGGTACGCCATTTTGCCCAAGGCCAAGGAGAACGCCCGCCTGTTGGGGCACGCCAAAGGGGCGTTGTACCCGTGGCGGACGATCAACGGGGTGGAATGTTCCGGCTTCTTCCTGTCCGGTACGGCGCAGTACCACATTGACGGGGCGGTCGCCTATGCCGTGGTGCAGTACTACCAGGTCACCGGTGATGAGGATTTCATGGAGTCGATGGGTCTTGAGATGCTCCTTGAGATCGCCCGGCTGTGGCTGGATCTGGGGGTGTATGTCGACGGGTTGTTCCGTCTGAACTGCGTCACCGGACCGGATGAGTACACCTGCCTGGTGGACAACAACTACTACACCAACGCCTCGGCGAAGTATGACTTGGCCTGGGCGGTCCGGTACTACCGGGAACTGGACGCCAAAGGTAAGGCGAAGAACGCCAAGACCCATACGGGCATTACGGAGGCGGAACTTGCGGCGTTCCAGGCCGCGTCGGACGCCATGTACCTGCCGTATGACGAGAAGCGGGGCATCACCCCGCAGGATGACAGTTTCCTGCAGAAGAAAGTGTGGGATCTCTCCTCCACGCCGAGGGAGAAGTTCCCGCTTCTTCTGCATTATCATCCCCTTACGCTGTACCGCTACCAGGTGTGCAAGCAGGCCGATGCCGTGCTGGCCCACTTCCTGTACGAGCCGTTGGTGGATGAGACGACCCGCCTGAAGTCGTTCCGCTACTATGAGAAGATCACGACGCACGATTCGTCGCTGTCCAAGTGCATCTTTTCCATCGTAGCGGCGAAACTCGGGTTGGTGGAGGAGGCGTACACCTACCTTGGCGACAGCATCAAGATCGACCTTAACGACCTGAACCACAACACCAAGGACGGGATCCACACGGCCAACATGGGTGGCAGTTACCTCGCCTTGGTGTTCGGCTTCGGAGGCCTGAGGATCCACGAAGATGGCCTGAGCCTGAATCCGTGTCTTCCCTCTTCCTGGAAGGGGTACCATTTCACCATCCAGTACCGGAAAACCGTCTTGCATGTGGCGGTGTCCAAGGAGCAGGTCGCGTTGACGGCTGAGGGGGAAAGTGCCTCTTGCCGTGAGGGTGTATGGAAAGAACGTGGAGGTTTCCGATACCCTCCAGAGGATTACGCGATGATTCTTGCCTGTATCTTTGATCTTGATGGCGTGATCTGCCACACTGACGAATTCCACTACCGCGCGTGGAAGGAGTTGTGTGACCAATATGGATGGAAGTTCGACCGTGCGCTGAACAACCAGCTCAGGGGGGTGAGCAGGCGGGAAAGCCTTGGCATCATCCTCCGCGCCAATGGCGTGAAGTTGGAAGAGGCGGAATGCCAGGCGCTGATGGATGTCAAGAACCGCACCTACCGGACGCTGTTGATGACGATGACGCCTTCCGATTTGGAAGCGGATGTTGTGCCGACGTTGGAGCAGCTGCACCAGAAGGGGGTGCTCGTCGGACTGGGCTCGTCCAGCAAGAACGCTCCGTTGATCCTCCAGCGGCTGGGCATCACCTCGTATTTCGATGGCATCGTCGATGGCTCGATGATCACCCACAGCAAGCCAAATCCCGAGGTGTTCCTCCGTTGCGCGTCACTCCTTCGCGTCTCCCCCCACCATTCCGTGGTAGTGGAGGATGCCGTGGCGGGCATCCAGGCGGCAGAGGCGGGCGGGTTCATCCCCGTCGCCTACCGCCTGCATGACAGCCAGGTGGCCCAGTCCGTCCGGCATGCCGAAACGTTTACCGAACTGTCGAAGCTCCTGTTGGGGTGA
- a CDS encoding ABC transporter substrate-binding protein, which yields MFPEYAKSDKVSAYSKQMYDMIQSRVKDIPDAQRKRVLFLFSYSDTSIVTSGKLFFGQAWCDEIGAKNVAEEVAAENSNAVINMEQVYTWNPDVILITNFTPTVPDDLYHNTIGSYDWSTVKAVKDGNVFKMPLGTYRSYTPSADTPVTLLWMAQKVYPELFQDYDLVAEVKRYYEQMYGISLTDDQIQRMYNQTAKGAEGTRR from the coding sequence GTGTTCCCGGAATATGCGAAATCGGACAAGGTCAGCGCATACAGCAAACAGATGTATGACATGATCCAGTCTCGGGTGAAGGATATCCCCGATGCACAGCGCAAACGGGTATTATTCCTGTTCTCCTACAGTGACACCAGTATCGTGACCAGTGGAAAACTGTTCTTTGGACAAGCTTGGTGTGATGAGATCGGGGCAAAAAACGTCGCCGAGGAAGTGGCGGCGGAAAACTCAAACGCGGTGATCAACATGGAGCAAGTGTACACTTGGAATCCTGATGTGATCCTGATCACCAATTTCACTCCGACGGTGCCGGATGATCTGTACCACAATACCATCGGCAGCTATGACTGGTCGACGGTCAAAGCGGTGAAGGATGGGAATGTCTTCAAAATGCCATTAGGAACCTATCGGAGCTACACCCCCAGCGCAGACACCCCTGTCACTCTCCTTTGGATGGCACAGAAGGTGTATCCGGAACTGTTCCAGGATTATGATCTGGTGGCGGAAGTGAAACGATACTACGAACAGATGTATGGCATCTCCCTCACCGACGACCAAATTCAGCGGATGTACAACCAAACAGCGAAAGGCGCCGAAGGCACACGACGGTAA
- a CDS encoding ABC transporter ATP-binding protein: protein MIFSVRNGSFGYHTKDILKHVSFSLQEGEVLCILGPNGVGKTTLLKCTMGFLPWREGATYLDDRPLSSYPDRQLWQHIAYVPQARGNAFPLSALDMVMLGRSSHLGVFAQPKEEDRSIALRAMEEADILSLKDKRCDEMSGGELQMVLIARALAVQPRMLVFDEPESNLDFRNQLVILNTIRDLAESKHLSIIVNTHYPEHALRIADHALLLNKDGTNLYGKVCEVVNELNLRKTFMVQVHINDFVYQEKHYQNVVPLSLL, encoded by the coding sequence ATGATTTTCTCCGTTCGGAACGGTTCATTCGGGTATCATACAAAAGATATCCTCAAGCATGTGTCGTTTTCCCTCCAGGAAGGGGAAGTCCTGTGCATCCTTGGCCCCAACGGCGTAGGGAAAACCACACTCCTGAAATGTACCATGGGATTTCTTCCCTGGAGGGAAGGAGCCACCTATCTGGATGACCGGCCACTGTCCTCGTATCCGGATCGTCAGTTGTGGCAACACATCGCCTACGTCCCCCAGGCACGCGGCAACGCATTTCCTCTGTCCGCGCTTGATATGGTGATGCTGGGCAGGTCGTCCCATCTGGGAGTATTTGCCCAGCCGAAGGAAGAAGACCGGTCGATCGCGCTCCGTGCGATGGAAGAGGCGGATATTCTGTCACTGAAGGACAAGCGGTGTGACGAAATGAGCGGTGGGGAGTTGCAGATGGTCTTGATCGCCCGGGCCCTTGCTGTCCAACCCCGCATGCTGGTGTTCGACGAACCGGAATCCAATCTTGATTTCCGCAACCAGCTGGTCATCCTGAACACCATCAGGGATTTGGCTGAGTCAAAACATCTGTCCATCATCGTCAACACCCATTATCCGGAACACGCCCTCCGCATCGCGGACCATGCGTTACTCCTGAACAAGGACGGAACCAATCTCTATGGGAAAGTCTGCGAAGTGGTCAACGAGCTGAACCTCAGGAAAACCTTCATGGTGCAGGTGCATATCAATGATTTTGTCTACCAGGAGAAACACTACCAGAACGTCGTACCGTTGAGCCTGCTTTAG
- a CDS encoding iron chelate uptake ABC transporter family permease subunit has protein sequence MIDTFARSVSAAEIPISILTAVIGAPFFIALLKRTGGTAT, from the coding sequence GTGATCGACACGTTCGCCCGGAGCGTCTCCGCCGCGGAAATCCCCATCTCCATTCTGACGGCCGTCATCGGCGCTCCATTCTTCATTGCGCTCTTGAAGCGGACAGGAGGTACGGCAACATGA
- a CDS encoding nitrogenase component 1, which produces MASLVPEAYMLFVVPPACGRHGALGALMSGCKDKVSYLYLSEEDIVSGSYEHAIPPAVDELLAFLNPKPKILFLFGGCIDDLLCTDHEALLSHLSSLHPDLLFRYCHMNPIQLDTPNPPGVTLFTNIYSLLPKKTHDPSQINLLGNNLALALDSELYAIAASFGVRITQLPMCKTFEDFMEMGSASLNLVCSPRCVPAAKQMEKRLGIPYLPCFPTYDPLQIASFYQLLTERLASQTGRSSSYDWHTEQRKAEAALRRTARGCSGIPGFC; this is translated from the coding sequence ATGGCCTCATTGGTTCCCGAAGCCTACATGTTGTTCGTCGTTCCTCCTGCCTGTGGCCGTCATGGAGCCCTGGGCGCCTTGATGAGCGGGTGCAAAGACAAGGTTTCCTATTTGTATCTTTCCGAAGAGGATATCGTCTCAGGATCCTACGAACACGCCATTCCTCCCGCCGTGGATGAACTCCTTGCCTTCCTGAATCCGAAACCCAAAATCCTGTTTTTGTTCGGGGGATGTATCGACGACCTGCTTTGCACCGATCATGAGGCGTTGCTTTCCCACCTTTCATCCCTGCATCCCGACCTGTTGTTCCGGTATTGTCATATGAATCCCATCCAGCTGGATACGCCAAATCCTCCGGGTGTCACCCTGTTCACCAACATCTACAGCCTTCTGCCAAAAAAAACGCATGATCCCTCTCAGATCAACTTGCTGGGGAACAACCTTGCCCTTGCCCTGGATTCAGAACTGTACGCCATTGCGGCATCTTTTGGAGTAAGGATAACGCAACTGCCCATGTGCAAGACCTTTGAGGATTTCATGGAGATGGGTTCAGCCAGTCTGAATCTTGTCTGTTCCCCCCGGTGCGTTCCCGCCGCGAAACAGATGGAAAAACGCCTTGGCATCCCGTATCTTCCTTGCTTCCCCACCTACGATCCCCTGCAGATCGCCTCATTCTACCAGCTCTTGACGGAACGCCTCGCGTCCCAGACGGGCCGTTCTTCTTCGTATGATTGGCACACGGAACAAAGAAAGGCGGAAGCTGCGCTGAGAAGAACGGCGAGAGGCTGCAGCGGAATTCCCGGTTTCTGTTGA
- a CDS encoding nitrogenase iron protein NifH, translating into MYKIAIYGKGGIGKSTTACNLSAALSVMGYHVIQIGCDPKSDSVKNLMEGQRIPTVLDQLRENENADLELSDIVFQGFNGVWCVEAGGPTPGIGCAGRGIITAFQKLDELHAKETYHPDVIIYDVLGDVVCGGFAMPIRSGYAHDVFIVTSGEMMALYAADNIVHAIRNFGPRGYAKFSGVILNREERRQRAEHRRTTRCVRWGVRSFATVPRDGIVQQAEGQGKTVIEAFPDSPMADVYRTLAKEILAHAEDMAEGDA; encoded by the coding sequence ATGTACAAAATCGCCATCTACGGAAAAGGCGGCATCGGAAAATCCACCACCGCATGCAACCTTTCCGCGGCACTCAGTGTGATGGGGTATCATGTGATCCAAATCGGTTGTGATCCGAAAAGTGATTCCGTCAAGAATCTGATGGAAGGGCAAAGGATACCCACCGTCCTTGACCAACTCAGAGAGAATGAAAACGCCGATCTGGAACTTTCCGACATCGTATTCCAAGGGTTCAACGGCGTCTGGTGCGTCGAGGCGGGAGGCCCCACCCCGGGTATCGGATGCGCGGGAAGAGGAATCATCACCGCATTCCAAAAACTGGACGAACTGCACGCAAAAGAAACCTACCATCCTGACGTCATCATCTATGACGTTCTTGGTGATGTCGTCTGTGGGGGATTCGCCATGCCTATCCGCAGTGGATATGCCCATGATGTCTTCATTGTCACCAGTGGGGAAATGATGGCGTTGTACGCAGCGGACAACATTGTCCACGCCATTCGGAACTTCGGCCCCAGGGGCTATGCCAAATTCTCGGGCGTCATCCTCAATCGCGAGGAACGTCGCCAACGAGCAGAGCATCGTCGGACAACGCGATGCGTGAGATGGGGGGTGCGATCATTCGCGACGGTTCCTCGTGATGGCATCGTCCAGCAAGCGGAGGGGCAGGGAAAAACCGTCATTGAGGCTTTCCCTGACTCCCCGATGGCGGATGTGTACCGGACATTGGCCAAAGAGATCCTCGCTCATGCAGAGGATATGGCCGAAGGAGACGCATAA
- a CDS encoding DNA-3-methyladenine glycosylase I, whose translation MERCAWAEGDPLLQAYHDTEWGVPLFDDVRQFEFLSLEVMQCGLSWMTILRKRDVIRSVFAGFDSTEVARFGQADVDRAMETQGMIHSPKKIRAVITNAQAFLRIQEEAGSFSSYLWAFTDGKQMEYPGHADGSVVIAENPLSRMISGDLKKRGFAFLGPVTVYSHLQAAGIINDHESSCFRYQACKAASPNNLISTQR comes from the coding sequence ATGGAACGTTGTGCATGGGCCGAGGGTGATCCGTTGCTTCAGGCCTATCATGATACGGAGTGGGGCGTGCCCCTGTTTGATGACGTGAGGCAGTTCGAATTCCTCAGCTTGGAAGTGATGCAGTGCGGGTTGAGCTGGATGACCATCCTGAGAAAGCGGGATGTAATCAGATCGGTGTTTGCCGGCTTTGATTCCACCGAGGTCGCTCGGTTCGGACAAGCTGACGTGGATCGGGCGATGGAAACCCAGGGGATGATCCACTCCCCGAAGAAAATCCGGGCGGTGATCACCAACGCCCAGGCGTTTCTCCGCATCCAGGAGGAAGCCGGTTCCTTCTCTTCATATCTCTGGGCATTCACCGATGGCAAACAGATGGAATATCCGGGACACGCCGATGGCTCGGTCGTCATTGCGGAAAACCCGTTGTCACGGATGATCAGCGGGGATCTGAAGAAGCGCGGCTTTGCGTTCCTTGGGCCGGTGACGGTCTATTCGCACCTGCAGGCGGCCGGAATCATCAACGACCACGAGAGCTCCTGCTTCCGGTATCAAGCGTGCAAAGCCGCTTCCCCAAACAATCTTATTTCCACGCAGCGGTGA